From the Gadus chalcogrammus isolate NIFS_2021 chromosome 15, NIFS_Gcha_1.0, whole genome shotgun sequence genome, one window contains:
- the LOC130404449 gene encoding transcription factor COE3, giving the protein MFGIQETISRGGTTMKEEPLGGLNSVRSWMHTAGVVDANTAAQSGVGLARAHYEKQPPSNLRKSNFFHFVLALYDRQGQPVEIERTAFVDFVEKDKEPNSEKTNNGIHYKLQLLYSNGVRTEQDLYIRLIDSMTKQAIVYEGQDKNPEMCRVLLTHEIMCSRCCDKKSCGNRNETPSDPVIIDR; this is encoded by the exons ATGTTTGGGATTCAGGAAACTATATCGCGGGGTGGCACCACGATGAAGGAGGAACCGCTCGGTGGGCTCAATTCGGTCCGCTCGTGGATGCACACAGCTGGGGTGGTGGACGCGAACACAGCCGCCCAAAG CGGTGTTGGCTTGGCACGGGCACATTATGAAAAGCAGCCCCCCTCCAACCTCAGAAAATCCAATTTTTTCCATTTCGTCCTGGCCCTGTACGACAGACAGGGTCAGCCTGTGGAGATCGAGAGGACAGCTTTTGTGGACTTTGTGGAGAAAGACAAA GAACCAAACAGTGAAAAAACGAACAATGGGATACATTACAAACTACAGTTATTGTACAGCAATG GAGTCAGGACAGAACAGGATCTTTACATACGGTTAATCGATTCAATGACAAAGCAG GCGATAGTGTACGAAGGCCAAGACAAGAACCCAGAAATGTGTCGAGTTCTCCTTACCCACGAGATAATGTGCAG CCGGTGCTGCGACAAGAAAAGCTGTGGGAACCGAAACGAGACTCCTTCAGACCCTGTGATCATCGACCGGTAG